Genomic window (Gymnogyps californianus isolate 813 chromosome 2, ASM1813914v2, whole genome shotgun sequence):
CACTTCTGGGTAATACCTGTACTTTGCATATACATACTAAAACATCCTTTTAACATGTTCTCAGTGcttattttgccttttggaGTTGAGGAAAATATGCAAGGATATATAGCTCCTTGTAAGTTCAGTCAGAAATGATacaagaaattactttctatGCCCGGgagtctgtaaaataaaaaaaaggtggaaGGAATCGTTTGGGAACTTCTGGGGTAGGTAGGTGGAAGCAAAACTGCTTCGTATTTAGAAATGCTCTTAAGAACTGAAGTTTACCATCTGCTAAATTATGAAGCTAGTCATATGTTATAATCCCTCAATATTAATTGACATGAAGCAGGCCCAGCCTAAAAGTTGCTGCTCTAGTAACAGAGAAGTGTCCAATTCTGTTAGTGCTCTAGTTGCTTTGTGGTCATGATAGTTTCTGTAAGAAATATGGCGTGTTCAGACAATGCTCTTAATAAGTGGGGCTTTTGTCCAAAATGAGTAActtaatgtgctttttcttccaggGAAGGCAGGTCATCTATATGGTGTTCCTATCATAAAGAATTGAAGCATGTTTTAATATCCCCTTTGCAGTTTCGtcataaataaatttaatcaCAAAGATTAAATGAATTTAATAGAAGGAAGACAtggaattaaaatgtttgcCAATTTACAAAATTTGCAGTGAATACAATTCTGATTTGAAATATTGCAGTGCTGAGCTTTAGGTGGAAAGAAACTTAACAACTAGCTGAAGCCATATCTTTAGCTTTCAGCAAGCTACCATCTGTCTTTGGTGTTGAGGAGAAAGTGGTACTGGTGGGACCTGGAAAGTCCCAGCTTAGTAGTTCAAGGTTAGAGTCCAAACAACAaactccttccctccccacccccttccaTAATGGAAGGGGGGAAGCTTATTTAAACTGTAGggagaatttcttttaaaacaccaCCTTCAAAATATTATAGCACATAGCTTACTTAGTAAAATGTTTCATTGCAACTCTGACTTACATTGCAGACTTACAAAGCCTTCCTCCCAGCAATGATGGCCTCTAACCATGGACACCTGGTTAGTATTGCAAGCTCAGCGGGACTGATCGGAGTCAATTGTCTTTCAGGTAGTGTATTAAAGCTAATGTTCATTTAGACaattagtttgatttttaaactctGCAATCAATACTCATGAAAGAAATCATAATTTTGAGTTTCCGCATCTTTGCGTATAGGTAAAGCAAATGGCCATACTTTCAAACCAGCTGACCTTAAACAGACCGTTTCTTTCAAAAGAGTTTTCCAGAtgctcagcagtgctgtgaAACAGGTTTTTCTGCCAAGGCAGTTAGAGGATCTAGGAGCCATATAGAACTTTGGAAACTGAGAACTTCAATGTTGTTAAAGTTAACCTGCAGGTATTTGGTGAGGAAGaggccacttttttttttccctccaagcATGTTCTCATGCTAAGCAGAGTCCTGTACAGGTTTCCCTAACTCAAAGAACTACTAAAATATAGATGTGGTACAGAGGTAGAGGTGTGATATCTCATTTTACGTTCTCTGTGTCTCAGCCGTTCATGCAAGAGGACCCGTACAGTGATGGAAAGAAAGTGTTGAGATTAGGGCGAACTCAGAAGgcatttctggaaaaagtaTGCAAAGGGGGAGGAAAGTGAAATAAGGTGACATAGCAGTAAAAGAAATCTAGCTTCAAGGTGGTGATAATGAAGACAAATTGAGTTTCAAGTTGAAACCACATTAGAGAGTACTGAAAGCTTGAGTTTAATGCATAAGAAGCTAGTGCACAGATTCAAAGATAAGGTCTGGtatgaaaagataatttcattTGCTATTGTTCAGCAGAGAGTGGAAAGGTGATAGCAGGGATGTGATGAGAAACCCGCTGCTAGTCTAGAGCAACAGTTAACCTAGGAGAGGGAAAGTAAAGGAGTGAATCACATCAAAGGCAAATTTTATTAGTAACCTAATCCTGAAAACAGTTCCTACTCTGttgtaaagtattttattatcGGACAGTAATTTCCTGCATACACTGTGTATGTATCATTTCTATACTATAGTGCTGCTGTTgtatactgtttaaaaaaaaaaaaaaaacaacaaaccaaaaaaaccctgtggcTAGTTAGTTTACTTACTAGAGCATAGTTTTGTCCCTGTTCTCTGTCAAAAACTTACCTTACCTGTGTACATGTTCAGTGGTAGGACTCACTGAACTTGTTTAGTAAAGTTTAattagtaaattaaaatgtttaactgcaattaatgttttatttatgttacaGATTACTGTGCAAGTAAATTTGCAGCAGTTGGTTTTGCAGAGTCAGTTGGTTTAGAGATGAGAGATCTGGGAAAGACTGGTGTTAAAACCACAACTGTGTGTCCTTACTTCATAAACACAGGAATGTTTGATGGCTGTAGAACCAAGTGAGTAAACTCTTGTGAGGTTTTTATGCAACTTGCACATTTAGCATGTTACGTACTCCTATTTCCTTTATGAAAATCATGAGCTaggcttttctctgcttctgttatCTTTAGGGCCTCAGATGGGTGTTAGCAGTGCTATCCAGTGACTGGGCAACCCAAATGGCAAAGCCCTCGGTACTTCATTATTCATTTAAGCTGAAATGTGAAACATAATTGGTGtcctttcctctgcagaagcCAAATGCTCCAGTTGTCCTCTCTGGTTTTTAAACCCCCATTCACTTCCTGAAATCAGTGGCATAGCTTTGCTCAGTATGCTTGTATAATGACAAAATTTAGGAGCCGAATAAAAGCCTAGTGTGTCTTAATATGAGGACTATGTGGATTTGTCTTATGAGAAATCatacaaagggaaaataacCATGGCCAGTCACTCTCTAACATAATGAAGGTTCTGTTGTTCATAGGATTTgtggtatttattttgcagttgaatAACTGCAAAATGGAGACTTACTTTGAGTCAAATGTAAATCCAAAGCAAtttgtattacagtaagaattcTTCTCTTCCAGGTGGCCACGTCTGCTTCCCACTCTGGAGCCAGAGTATGTGGCTGAGAAGATAATCACTGCTATTCGGCGGGACCAAGAAATATTGCTGCTACCGcgcagtctttatttcttttttgctttcaaaaagtaagttatgcttttccttcttttcctttttctcttttctgtccaGGGATGTTTCAGCTATGTTTTTGACTAAAAGTGCAAACCAGGCTTCTACTTGTTGGTGTGAATTTTCATTAAGTTCTGCACATCTctggagttttctttttttttgtttctaggGGTTCAGTCTACCCTTGGACCACAGAACAATGACAGAAATGTCTAACTGTGACTTGCTGACTCCATTGGGGTGCAGTTTTATTTGGGCTGTAGAGACTGGGCTTGCTCCTCAATAACTGCATATCTGGTGTCTTGCTCGAGCATTAGGGCACTTCTGACTCTGTTGCAAGTCAGGTTGGGAAATTGATCTGTCTAATAACTCAGGCTGCCAAATGAGCGTAATGGATATTGTGAGAGGACCAGTGATACTGTATTCTAGAGAGTATACTGTCTTTGCTAGTATTAGCCAGGTAAAACTAATTCTGTGATAAAACTGCACAAGTCTTCTGatgtctgttttggtttttcttttcctcttcttcaacTCCCCTACCTTACAGTATCCTACCAGTGAAAGTAACTGTTCTCCTTGCGGACTATTTTGGAAACTTCCATATCATGGATAGCTTCAAAGGTCGAGTGAAGAAGGactgaaaaagcacaaaactcGGAGACCAGCAACTCTAAAGTGGACCTTGTTAAAGGTGGTGGGGGGAAAGGTCTGCTTCTCTAGCAGCTGTGAACTTAAGGTGCCTCACTTCTCATTAGTAacaatttttaaggaaattgctttttaattggCTCTTAATCAACAGCTTTCAcgcaaactatttttttaatccagtgaACTATTTTCTTTTCGCCTCATTATGGAAATACATTAATTGAAATTAGTTCCTTTTGGTTATGTCTGTCACAATGCCTTAAATATGATCCTGCATCGCAAACTAATAATTGGCAActtttgggggagaagggacCAAGAAACCACATGTGTTTGGCAGGGAGCCAGGAAAGCCTCTCATGGACCTGATTTCTCGCTGCCATTCACTGAACCATGAGGAGGGGCTGTACTGCTGGTGCCTTTACCATTCCCTGGTAAGCTGAGGAATTCAAGAGTTTCCTGAAACAACAGATTTGAATTTATACAAAGGGaaattttgtgaaatgaaaatatgtgcTGTGTTGGTGCAAAACcaatgaaatatattaatttttgaaGGTGGTGGATCTCGGGACTCACAGATGACTATGGATgtcggggcagggagggggaaggatgtaaattatgtatttgtgctgctaatctatttttttctattttaaaagctaatacTATGACTGCAACTTTGTAGTCGAAGTCTTTGTATCTTCTAAGTGcaatattttaagaacaattttaaattttcatctcCTAAGCAGAATAAACTTGTAGTTATAAAGCGTAAGACTGCCAGTCTAGGTGGACTATCAAACATCTTGCCAAGTAAGACAATGAGCTACTAAAAGCAAAGGTATTACACTATAATCAGGGCTTCTCTTGGgattatttcagaaaggaatgaaGCTGATAGAACTGGAGTGAATGGGATCATTACAGCCATAGCTTGAGTAATAACAGCATTatgttttgcttctctgaatTGGGTGGCAGGTTGCCTTGTGTCTACAAAGACTTGTTTTACTTTGCCTTTACTCCTAGGACTATCCATTTTGGACATACGCTGAGGCGGCCTTGCCCTTTTTGACAATGGCCGCTTAGAAAACTGAAAGCCCCCTTGACTTCTGGTAAATcgaaaacaagaaaaaggaagattataCCTTAAATGTATGTCATTTATGCACATGCTGGCTAAGCCTACCTCATGTCACAGTACTCTACTGGCAATTGGTAACATGTGCAAACTAAGACTAAAATGTGTTAGCAGGCAATTAATTGAAGGACAGCATGGAGaaaagtgtggggttttttaatggttttttttcccatagtgGCCTGAAACTACCTTCATTTCCCTTGTCTATACAATTAGTGAGGTTTACCAGTGGAGAAGGGTTTACATAGAACTACTGTACTACTTATGAGCAAGAAACACTGAGTAAAACAAGTGTGTTAAAAATAGCCTTACCTTTATGATGGATTGATGAGTTAGACTTCAGACCGATGAAGAAAAGATTCGTCTTACTGTCCTTTCACATATGCAGCTTTTCCACCTCAGAAATTCTGCTCATTTTACAGTACACTTCAGGAAATGAAAGttactaattaaaaaacagatattttctaAATGTGCTGTCCATATGTACATTGCACTGTTCACAAAGTCAACCACTAATAACCATGTGGTGTATCTGTGTCTTGCAGACTCCTCACCTTTTCATACTAACAGAGCACATTTTTCCTCCTAAGTATGAAATACGAGGTGTGCAGGATTCTGGAGCAAAGTGGAAGTGGATTATGCATATGAACAGTATGTATCAAACTCCAGCTCTTGTGAGAGCAAGTAGCTTTTCATTCTTAGCGTTTCTGCAAACATGTTCTGCTGAGGGAAATTGAAAGCAATGAGTCTGGCTGTGGGATTTGTGGATTCTCAGCAGGTTCAGGTTTGTCACACCACTAGGAGAATCTTACCTGATAATCTGTGCCAGAGAAGTACATCTCCATAGGGATTTTTACTACTGCGCAGAATCATTGAGCTTGGAAAGGACCTCTACTCAGAGCAAGGTCAattagagcaggttgctcagtactgtgtccagtcaagttttgaatatctctaaggctggagactctacaacctctctgggcaacctcctGCAGTGTTTGTTCACgctcagtttaaaaacaaataaatgaaaattacgtttaaattaaatgtacttttttccaatttgtgcccattgcctcttgtcctttcagtGGATACCACtaagagtctggctctgtgtTACACCTCCCCATCAGACTTAGCATATTGAGcctgagccttttcttttctagactgagcagtcccagctctcttaACCTCCCCTTGTATGACAGCTGCTCCAGTACTTTAACTGTCTTTGTGTGCATAATCTGTCATACAGAGCTTCACTAGAAGATCTCTGCTAGCTAGCTGTCCTGGTAGGAGTAcacaaatactgcttttatgCAAGTGTGCTGCTACCACTTTGAATATTTGTGTGACTGGAGGATAATAGCCTGTCCTGTTGGTAGTTTTGGTCTCCCACATCTCCTGAGATGGCGTGACAGATATGTAGAGTTGTATCCTGGAGGTCAAGCAGCACAAATCCTTCCCGTGTTCAGGAGGTGGTATGGAGTGAGTGTTTTGATCTTCAAGTGACATATGAACTTCTTGAGATAAAAGATGGCTTGCTTCCAGCATAACAATGATCTTGATTGATTACTTTCCTGATGCCAAGAAAGactctttcctcctgctgtcagCAAGAAAACTCCTCACGGAAGGATTGCTGTGAGACCCAAACAAGAAGATAGAACATGAAATGGAAGAGCATCTCAGTTGTGACAGCATCATGCCTGACAACAGCAGGGGGACTGGTTTCTGAAGGATGTCAGGCAGCTCCCACAAAGGAATTCTTGGTTTCATGACCATTGCTTGAAATTTGAAATAGTCTCTAACAAAATGACTGGGCCCAAATTTGACTGGGATGGCTGCATTAGCTTGACAATCACCAATACAGTGATTCAAAGACAGTCCAGAACATGGTATTTTGTTGcctattgtatttcttttccatgtgagtTCATATTCCTGTGGTAGCAGAAATCTTACTATCCTCTAATGCTTCAAAGCACAGAGAACGTAATTTTTCTTGGCACTAACTTGATCCTCTGAACAAGACTGAGGAGgaaaccaacaacaaaaaaatagcagctgagATACAGGctctattattatttattttgtaaatttggAAATCATACCCAAGAGCAATATGCAGCTGCTTGGAAGCTGGTCTTCATGGTGGGCTGATCTCATTTTAGGAAGGAACCAAGCAGATACCTCTTTTCTGGTAACTTTCCAAGGGGCAGTTGATCTTCTGAAGATGCCTGTATTGACTGCATGCTTTGCTAAGCAGCTGTCCAAAACCATAGGCTTTGTAAAATAAGTCTTTTAACAAAATAACTTAGCTTCTCTGActgagtttttctttgctgtgacAGAAGAGACAGGTTTGGATCTGCAGCTATCAGATATTCTAGGAGAATGCAGAACTACTCTCTCTGGTGAGACTGATGCTTCAGTAGGTGGCGGAACATAACGGGCAGTGGCTTTTGTCCACTCTGTGTATAACATGCTTTCTCTGTAGTCCTAGGTGTCTCCAGCTTGACAGATCTTTTCTCTGCTTGCCAAAGCTGCCAAGCTCGCAGCCTGAAGTTGTGCAGATAGCATATACCTGAGGAAAACATAGCTTTGTCTAGGGAAgaggggtggaaaaaaaaaccttcacacCTTCTTCCCTTGCCCTCAGCAATATTCACACTAGGAATAAGAGTGTCCTCGTAACTGGGACACAGATGTACAAGGAAAGGGTATGACAAAGGCATAGGCTCTATGCCAAGGTGCCTTGCAGTGTTGGGTCTGCTGGGTAGTTACTGCTTGATCAAAACAAACCTTGATTATTGGTATAGCTGTGTTGAAAGATGTCACCCTTATCCAAGGTGGTGAATAATTACATCTAAGGAAACATGGTTCTGCAGGACTTGTATTGGGATAGTCTTCCAGACTCCCAGCCTAGGAGGGAAGAACTACAGAAaagaggcaggagaggcagagccCTAAGACAGGATCTGGTATATTCTGACACTTCCTCCTCTCCATATTTTGAGGTCCAGAGGCAGCATCCCTGGTTGTGGCACAGAAAGAAGAATCAACAGAGCCAGAACATGAGCAACAGCACTGTCAGCAGATGCAGCCAATAGCAAAAAAAGAGCTTCTTGCCGAACAAGTTTTGTCTGTTGGCACCATAAACTTCATGCCATGAAGGTGCCATGATCTAGGCTATGAAACCTAGGTGATAGTGCAGTCCTACTGTAGAGGAATCTGCATCACCTGTATTAAGTGCATCACTGTAAAAGTAGCTTGCTCAGAGATTAATGCAGAGTGAGATGTGATAGCTGAGGAATCTGTTGAGCATACAATCCTCAATGATTAGTGCCCTGAAGTGCGAATTCTTGGTGGAAGGCTAACATGGAGGGTCTTctctaaattaattttagaaaatacactTTGCATTACTTATTGGTCTGTCTGCATATTTCTGGCATGATAATGGTTGACCCTGAAGCATGCTCATACAATGTACCATGCACAGTTAATTAAATTCCAAAACTGATTTGAGTCATGCTACAGTTATTGCAAAATAGCATACCTATGTTTTGGGAAGCTTCTAACAACTTAATTTAAGAGAGAGCTGTCAGTTCCAGGTAATCACATCTGTAAAGGGTGTGTATCCAGAAGGAACAAATCTCACCAGAAGAGCCAGGTGAGGTGCTTGTTTGAAGTGTTTCCTTCAGCAAGTACATCATTTCCACGCTCTGGTATTGAGTCGGTCTGTAACAGAGGATGGGAGTAAAACGACAAGGTGTTCAGTTTAAATCTTCTGTGTTACAACTccctaaaaaaatgaaaaccaagttaatttcacaaaaaattaaatacttgaaGCAGGTAGAGCTTGCTTGTAGAAATTCTCTCCACCTGCAGCAACAGGCAGAAATCTGTTTCCAACCTTTCTTCTGAGCCGAGGACTTGGAAGACAGCTATGAAGCTAGtttcttcaactttttttttttacattgccAATGAAATGGCTGACTGCCTTCACTCATGCTTTTAGATACAGATAATTTTATCTGCAATAATACTTACATTAACACTTGAAACATTATGGATTGGTCCTTAGCattcagataattaaaaaatcaaagtatcTTTGCTCTTAATTTGTGTGTGATTGTAACTCTGCCTATCTAAAATAGATCAGGTTTTCAGATTCCCTTCAAAGCAGAGAGAGCACTTAAACAATCACTTCACGTTCAAGGAATAATGTCCTGTCGTCTGCTTCTTCCTAGATTTGGAGAGAGGCAGCTAGATTTGATGGGAGAGAGCTACGGTTTCCAAAGTGGAAAACCACCTTAGAGAAGAAGGCTGGAGGACGGATGAAAAAGTAGTGAGGAAGTTTAATTCACCAGTTCAAATGGGAGTCCACTAAATATGTAGAGGGATGcaagaaaagagggaaggatgATATTGTTGATGAGTAATTAGTTGGTACATGGTCTCCTTATGGGAAGTACCAGAAGACATTCTTTTGGTCTACAGGATTCTTGAAGGCTGGACTTGTTTCTACTGCTTTAGAGAATTTCCTGAGCTAAAAAAGGGGTAGGTTAGCATTGTGTCTTAAAGTTTCAAACAAGGTGTTTTGTAAAGAGGATAAGCAGAGGGTTAGGcactttggaaaagcagaatataGGACAGGAGGGGGCTGTCTGTGTTTGTATATATACTTGTactgtatacacatacatatatatacttaAATTATACATATATGAAGTATAATATTTAAGTTTTGTTTGGACTCTGCCtgaacaaaagtaaaaagaggTAGATCAGAGCTGTTGTGAGTGAAGGAGCAACATGCACGCTTCCTGAGGCAGACAGGAAGGCTTCCAAATCCACCCccttttcaaagtctttttaaCTAGTTTTTGCAATTTGGTATGCCATAGCAGGCTCAACCTTTACATCTGAGGCCATGTAGTGACTTGCCTGTGCAATGCTTTCCCTCTTGGATTAAACgatctctttaaaaatagcaggCATTTTATAGGGTAGCACCCTGACTGCTAAGAACCTAGACTAAGGAGACACTGGCatgttcacattttttttttattcacccAGCCACAAGGCTAGCctttttgccattatttttttagaacATGATACAGAAATAATGGATTTTTCACATCCGAAGGAAGAGCTGTTGCATTATTTCCACTGTGGAGGCCTATCCTGTGTTCTCTTGTATACATATGCTTTTTGTCTTGTATTACAGCAGACAAAGCCACAAAGATGTACCATGAATATCCATCCATGTTCTCCACCTGAGTTataggttgatttttttttttttttaaatagtgttcTCTTAATATCCAGAAAGGACCACTAAAAGTACACATAGATCAAGGGAACAAGCTAGGAGAGATGTTCAGGGATCATACCATTCCTTGGCTGAGGATTTTGGAGGAGATATAATAGAACAACAAATTATGCCTTTACAAACCAAATATGAATTCTCTTAACTATTTTGAAGCACCTGATCTAGCCACTTTGAAATCCAGGAAATCACCCTGAAGAAATCTACAATGTGTTCTTACATTCCTACATGTAAACCATTAGAGCTTCTGTGGTGACTAATTAAGTTCTGCATTTGTTAGGGCTTCACACCCGTGTATTCCATGAAATCTGTTTTGGAAGACACCCTTTGCCACAGGACTGGTCTCCAGATTTTATACacctacaaatatttttaaagaacattttcacaCCAATAGATCTATTAATCTTTAAactgtaaaacaaatataaCCTAAACAAAGAATGACTTGAGGTGAGGAAGGCGCTCAGAAAAGGTGGTAGCTAAAATAGTCTCTTGCAGAGACTATTTGAGGTCAGAGAGTGCTGAAAGGTTGTGTTTGTTCCTAACTGGGGAAGTAACtactcttcttcttctttccccactgTGTAAGCAAGCAAGAAGCTTTGACTTTTGTTCGGATGCATTGATATATC
Coding sequences:
- the LOC127013826 gene encoding epidermal retinol dehydrogenase 2-like, with translation MNFFLETLKVIGLFVYYLLESLVFLVVPRRKKNVSGEIVLITGAGNGIGRLLSLKFASLGATVVLWDINQEGLKETSRLARENGAVRVHSYICDCSKRQDIYRVADQVKKEVGDVSILVNNAGIVTGKRFIDSPDSLVEKTMEVNIMAHFWTYKAFLPAMMASNHGHLVSIASSAGLIGVNCLSDYCASKFAAVGFAESVGLEMRDLGKTGVKTTTVCPYFINTGMFDGCRTKWPRLLPTLEPEYVAEKIITAIRRDQEILLLPRSLYFFFAFKNILPVKVTVLLADYFGNFHIMDSFKGRVKKD